The Rickettsiales bacterium genome has a segment encoding these proteins:
- a CDS encoding uroporphyrinogen-III synthase, with product MSRSLVITRPKADAKALARTLEKQGFPCLIEPMFSIRRLWDHAASLTHALERKPQVIIATSKHAITAFAAMHENRSVPVVTVGKVTAEEALKAGFYNVSFASGTAIDLLHYIKSNYTPDNGSLLYIRGREISTDLVTPLVNDGFDIDSVILYYTQKMRRFSPTLRKAIQLQQVDAVMFFSQNTVSTYAKLAMAGEVAEAHNNIAALCLSEAIAEKASKLLPWCEVTLFDRYFSHKT from the coding sequence ATGAGCAGATCGCTGGTTATCACGCGCCCGAAAGCAGATGCGAAAGCACTGGCACGTACGCTTGAAAAGCAGGGATTTCCATGCCTCATTGAGCCGATGTTCTCCATCCGTCGCCTGTGGGACCACGCCGCTTCCCTCACCCACGCGCTGGAGCGCAAACCGCAGGTCATTATCGCCACGAGCAAACATGCGATCACCGCATTCGCTGCCATGCATGAAAACCGTTCCGTACCCGTTGTCACCGTGGGTAAAGTCACTGCGGAAGAAGCGCTGAAAGCAGGGTTTTATAATGTCAGCTTCGCCAGCGGAACCGCCATCGATCTGCTGCATTATATCAAAAGCAATTATACGCCGGATAACGGCTCATTGCTTTATATACGCGGCAGGGAAATCAGCACCGACCTTGTGACGCCGCTTGTGAATGACGGCTTTGATATAGATTCCGTCATTCTTTATTATACGCAGAAAATGCGCCGCTTCTCACCCACGCTACGCAAAGCGATTCAACTGCAGCAGGTGGACGCCGTGATGTTCTTTTCACAAAATACCGTCAGCACTTATGCCAAGCTTGCCATGGCTGGAGAAGTTGCAGAGGCTCATAACAATATTGCCGCGCTCTGCCTGAGCGAAGCTATTGCTGAAAAAGCGTCAAAGCTTCTGCCTTGGTGTGAGGTAACGCTTTTCGACCGGTATTTCAGCCATAAAACTTAG
- the hemC gene encoding hydroxymethylbilane synthase: MTQSNIRIATRRSPLAIVQAEIVRQHLLAAFPNITAELVPMSTTGDANTNLSLSEIGGKGLFTKELEEGLIDGSLDIAVHSLKDMETVLPDGLIIAAMIEREDPRDALIAPQAKTLAALPAGAKVGTSSLRRAAQIKIIRPDVTIVPFRGNVATRLAKLEAGGVDATMLAMAGLKRLNVENRATEVFAPNVFIPAVGQGIIAIECRQDNTVMLDMLQAVNHYPTYIAGITERSMLATLDGSCRTPIAGYARFMDDVVRIDAMVADTAGVKYVAASRSGAAKDAVSIGQEIAHELLANGGRECLAHS; this comes from the coding sequence ATGACACAATCTAATATACGCATAGCCACCCGCCGGAGCCCGCTTGCCATTGTCCAGGCGGAGATCGTCCGCCAGCACCTGCTTGCCGCATTTCCGAATATAACGGCTGAACTCGTTCCCATGAGCACAACGGGCGATGCGAACACCAATCTCTCCCTTTCCGAGATCGGCGGCAAAGGATTATTTACGAAGGAACTGGAAGAAGGATTGATCGACGGCAGTCTCGATATTGCCGTGCACTCGCTCAAAGACATGGAAACCGTGTTGCCAGATGGGCTGATTATTGCTGCGATGATCGAACGTGAAGACCCAAGGGATGCGTTGATCGCACCGCAGGCAAAAACACTTGCCGCCCTTCCTGCCGGCGCGAAAGTTGGTACTTCGTCGCTTCGCCGCGCTGCACAGATTAAGATTATACGGCCGGACGTTACTATTGTGCCGTTCCGCGGCAATGTTGCCACAAGGCTTGCCAAGCTTGAAGCAGGCGGCGTGGATGCCACCATGCTTGCGATGGCGGGACTCAAGCGGCTGAACGTAGAAAACCGCGCGACGGAAGTATTCGCCCCGAATGTCTTTATCCCTGCCGTAGGGCAAGGCATTATCGCCATCGAATGCAGGCAGGATAATACCGTCATGCTAGACATGCTGCAGGCTGTCAACCACTACCCGACTTATATTGCGGGTATTACAGAACGCAGCATGCTTGCGACGCTGGATGGCTCCTGCCGCACCCCGATTGCAGGCTATGCGAGGTTCATGGATGATGTTGTACGCATTGATGCCATGGTCGCCGACACGGCAGGCGTAAAATATGTTGCAGCAAGCCGCAGCGGGGCTGCCAAAGATGCTGTCAGTATTGGCCAGGAAATTGCGCATGAACTGCTTGCAAATGGCGGCAGGGAATGTCTTGCGCATTCCTGA
- a CDS encoding 2'-deoxycytidine 5'-triphosphate deaminase codes for MHPKKTGILPCQEIHKMIERGEIVSSSPVAEGQVQPASIDLRLGHYAYPVSTSFLPGAGVTVADKMRNIDESYEKFRIDLTEGAVLEKGRIYMIPLQESLALPEDVAAFANPKSSTGRLDILTRLIADGSTVFDQLPEGYKGQLYIEIAPRSFSIVVKTGTRLNQLRFRRGNASLESAEWQTLIEDEQVVNGRAHMRIAPEEAGLLRFTVDLAGSGGEGALIGYRARKHAGRIDLENRGYDPLDYWEPIHARKSSSLVLDPDEFYILMTKEAVAAPPDYAAEMVAYDTRAGEFRVHYAGFVDPGFGWDAATGKAGSSRAVLEVRSHEVPFLLEHGQTVGWLRYERMTERPDNLYGQNLNSHYQGQSLKLAKQFR; via the coding sequence ATGCATCCTAAGAAAACCGGTATTCTTCCCTGTCAGGAAATTCACAAAATGATTGAGCGCGGCGAGATTGTTTCCTCCTCGCCTGTTGCCGAAGGCCAGGTACAGCCTGCCAGCATTGATCTTCGCCTAGGTCATTATGCCTATCCGGTAAGCACAAGTTTTCTGCCCGGCGCAGGTGTGACGGTTGCGGATAAAATGCGTAATATCGATGAGAGCTACGAGAAGTTCCGAATCGATCTGACTGAAGGCGCCGTGCTTGAAAAAGGCCGTATATACATGATTCCACTGCAGGAATCACTTGCACTACCCGAAGATGTGGCTGCATTTGCCAATCCTAAGAGTTCCACAGGCCGTCTCGACATCCTGACGCGTCTGATTGCGGATGGCAGCACCGTGTTCGACCAGTTGCCAGAAGGCTATAAAGGCCAACTCTATATTGAGATCGCCCCGCGCAGCTTCAGCATTGTGGTTAAAACCGGCACGCGTCTGAATCAGTTACGCTTCCGCCGCGGCAATGCTTCGCTGGAATCTGCCGAATGGCAGACACTTATTGAAGATGAACAGGTTGTGAATGGGCGTGCGCATATGCGGATAGCGCCGGAAGAAGCGGGGTTATTGCGCTTTACGGTGGATCTGGCGGGCAGTGGCGGCGAAGGTGCATTAATTGGTTACCGCGCGCGCAAGCATGCCGGTCGAATCGACCTTGAAAATCGCGGCTACGATCCGCTGGATTACTGGGAGCCTATTCATGCACGCAAAAGCTCTTCGCTCGTGCTGGACCCTGATGAATTTTATATTCTCATGACGAAAGAAGCCGTTGCTGCTCCGCCAGATTATGCGGCAGAAATGGTGGCTTATGATACGAGAGCCGGAGAATTCCGCGTGCATTATGCCGGATTTGTCGATCCCGGATTCGGCTGGGACGCCGCCACCGGCAAGGCAGGCAGCAGCCGCGCCGTGCTGGAAGTACGTTCGCATGAAGTACCGTTCCTGCTTGAACACGGACAGACTGTCGGCTGGCTGCGCTACGAGCGTATGACCGAGCGACCGGATAATCTTTACGGACAAAATCTTAATTCACATTACCAGGGACAGAGCCTCAAGCTCGCAAAACAGTTTCGATGA
- a CDS encoding phosphatidate cytidylyltransferase has translation MAPQASFKWNDLRARVFSGLAMGVIALLCIWMGGVAFSCLVIAAAIIMMKEWDALVADQINAFRVFGYPYIILPCACILWLRTITTASDALLGFKIVLALSAVITATDTGAYFTGKKLGHTKLAPTISPNKTWEGLAGGIAAATLTGLLFAPYLNVSQSYVAALLVSPVIAIIAQCGDLFKSWVKRRAGVKDSGSLIPGHGGVLDRLDGYMFAAPLLALIIGIALRE, from the coding sequence ATGGCACCTCAAGCTAGCTTCAAATGGAACGACCTGCGCGCGCGTGTGTTTTCCGGCCTTGCGATGGGTGTTATTGCTCTTTTATGTATCTGGATGGGCGGCGTGGCCTTTTCCTGCCTTGTGATTGCTGCAGCCATTATCATGATGAAGGAGTGGGACGCGCTTGTGGCCGACCAGATCAACGCATTCCGTGTTTTCGGCTATCCTTATATCATCCTGCCCTGCGCATGTATTCTGTGGCTGCGCACAATTACCACTGCGAGTGACGCATTGCTCGGATTTAAGATTGTGCTCGCCTTAAGCGCCGTGATTACGGCCACCGATACAGGGGCCTATTTCACGGGCAAGAAGCTCGGCCACACGAAGCTTGCTCCCACCATCAGCCCGAATAAAACCTGGGAAGGTCTTGCTGGCGGCATCGCAGCAGCTACGCTTACGGGGCTGCTGTTTGCACCTTACCTGAATGTCTCGCAGTCCTATGTCGCTGCATTGCTGGTCAGCCCGGTCATTGCCATTATCGCGCAATGCGGCGATCTGTTCAAATCCTGGGTAAAACGCCGCGCGGGTGTCAAAGATTCCGGCAGTTTGATTCCCGGTCATGGCGGCGTGCTTGACCGTCTGGACGGTTATATGTTTGCCGCACCATTGCTTGCACTGATTATTGGCATAGCCTTAAGGGAATAA
- a CDS encoding isoprenyl transferase yields the protein MPSSLPANIPKHVAIIMDGNGRWAKSRGLPRIMGHKKGAEVVREVLTACRDFGVEYLTIYAFSSENWKRPVLEVTDLMDLLRAYLKREIATLHKNGIRLKIIGDRSRLSQDILEQIDAAEAMTAQNTTFTLVVALSYGSRQEIVHAAREIARRAAEGKLQADAIDEDTISSLLYTQAIPDPDILIRTSGEQRISNFLLWQSAYTEFYFTDVLWPDFTRQHLQDALVEYSNRERRYGTSS from the coding sequence ATGCCATCTTCCCTCCCCGCCAATATTCCCAAGCACGTCGCCATCATCATGGACGGCAACGGTCGCTGGGCGAAGTCACGTGGGCTTCCCCGCATCATGGGCCATAAGAAAGGCGCGGAAGTGGTACGCGAGGTGCTAACCGCCTGCCGTGATTTCGGCGTGGAATATCTGACGATCTACGCTTTCTCGTCCGAAAACTGGAAACGCCCGGTCCTTGAAGTCACCGATCTGATGGATCTTTTGCGTGCCTATCTCAAGCGCGAAATCGCCACGCTTCACAAGAACGGTATCCGGCTAAAAATTATTGGCGACCGCAGCAGGCTTTCGCAGGATATTCTTGAACAGATCGATGCTGCAGAGGCAATGACGGCGCAGAACACCACCTTTACGCTGGTGGTCGCGCTGAGCTACGGTTCACGGCAGGAGATCGTCCATGCGGCGCGCGAAATCGCCAGACGGGCAGCAGAGGGTAAGCTTCAGGCCGATGCTATCGATGAGGATACGATTTCTTCGCTCCTTTACACCCAAGCCATCCCCGACCCGGATATTCTCATTCGCACGTCCGGCGAGCAGCGCATCAGCAACTTCCTGCTGTGGCAATCTGCCTATACGGAGTTTTATTTCACCGACGTATTATGGCCGGATTTCACCCGCCAGCATCTTCAGGATGCTTTAGTCGAATATTCCAACCGCGAGAGGCGTTATGGCACCTCAAGCTAG
- the frr gene encoding ribosome recycling factor, which yields MSDNDISGLRKRMEGAMKTLAHEFAGLRTGRASVNLLDTVMVEAYGSMMPLNQVANVNVPEARLLSVQVWDKGMMKAVEKAIANANLGLNPAADGQTVRVPIPELSQERRVELIKIAGKYAESSKVSVRNIRRDGMEYYKKLEKDSDISKDELHQKSDEIQKLTDEFIKKIDDTLAVKEKEIMPS from the coding sequence ATGAGTGATAACGATATATCCGGTCTTAGGAAGCGCATGGAAGGCGCGATGAAAACGCTGGCGCATGAATTTGCGGGCCTACGCACGGGCCGCGCCTCCGTTAACCTGCTGGACACCGTCATGGTGGAAGCTTATGGCAGCATGATGCCGCTGAATCAGGTGGCCAACGTGAACGTGCCGGAAGCGCGCCTGCTGAGCGTGCAGGTGTGGGATAAAGGTATGATGAAAGCCGTTGAGAAAGCTATCGCGAATGCAAATCTCGGCCTGAATCCGGCTGCCGACGGCCAGACCGTGCGCGTGCCGATTCCTGAACTTTCGCAGGAACGCCGCGTGGAACTTATCAAGATTGCCGGCAAATATGCCGAGAGCTCCAAAGTTTCCGTGCGCAATATCCGCCGCGACGGTATGGAATATTACAAGAAACTGGAGAAGGACAGCGACATTTCCAAGGACGAACTACACCAGAAGTCCGACGAAATCCAGAAGCTCACGGATGAATTCATCAAGAAGATTGATGATACGCTGGCCGTGAAAGAAAAGGAAATAATGCCGTCCTGA
- the pyrH gene encoding UMP kinase, with amino-acid sequence MKETKKPIYKKILLKISGEALMGRGSYGHDQEIIHRICAEVKSVTEVGTEVCLVVGGGNIYRGMSGAEHGMERASADYMGMLATVLNALALQNELEKMGVETRVLSAIQMMEICEPYIRRRAIRHMEHGRVVIFAAGTGNPFFTTDTTAALRAAEMGCDAIFKGTQVDGVYSDDPKKNKDAERYDTLSYSKVLKNDLKVMDASAISLARENSIPIVVFSIHKAGEFLRVACGEGKFTIIK; translated from the coding sequence ATGAAAGAAACCAAAAAACCGATATACAAAAAAATCCTGCTGAAAATCTCCGGTGAAGCTCTCATGGGGCGCGGCAGTTACGGCCATGATCAGGAGATCATCCACCGCATCTGCGCGGAGGTGAAATCCGTCACCGAAGTTGGCACGGAAGTCTGCCTTGTGGTGGGCGGCGGTAATATTTACCGCGGCATGTCCGGTGCGGAACACGGCATGGAACGCGCAAGTGCCGATTATATGGGCATGCTTGCCACCGTACTCAACGCGCTTGCTCTGCAGAACGAACTGGAGAAGATGGGCGTGGAAACACGCGTGCTTTCTGCTATCCAGATGATGGAAATCTGCGAGCCCTATATCCGCCGCCGCGCGATCCGCCATATGGAGCATGGCCGCGTGGTGATTTTCGCTGCTGGCACCGGCAACCCGTTCTTCACGACCGATACCACAGCGGCACTGCGTGCGGCAGAAATGGGCTGTGACGCTATTTTCAAGGGCACGCAGGTAGACGGCGTTTACTCCGACGATCCGAAAAAGAACAAGGACGCTGAGCGTTACGATACGCTGAGCTATAGCAAAGTGCTGAAGAACGACCTAAAGGTTATGGACGCTTCCGCTATCTCGCTGGCCCGCGAAAACTCCATTCCCATCGTGGTGTTTTCCATCCATAAGGCCGGGGAATTCCTGCGCGTCGCTTGCGGCGAAGGTAAATTTACCATTATAAAATAG
- a CDS encoding DUF2333 family protein, producing the protein MEPITRIFKTILSWPRYILIYAGSALLIFLLLYYPIGMLWVNHIDDRTDYTADKRFDIEGGSHSVALMEALIDREVVQHHWTPNAPFFYPSHMLIRMPAFQRGMMASLARFAVELSDQIARQRGSSQIDPDLEKAAGLLKYSPNVWVFDLSTSLLPTTPSEDQYIGALRLLGSYNERLAKGQAVFDRRADNLMEALERIATDLGSSSAVIDSHITQQSHNMIDTQAADIFYSVKGRMYVDYLLLRELQHDFAGLIAEKQLQNAWDRTLENLRVGAGISHFMVFNADPSSEFIPNHLAVQGFFLLRARTQLKELSNILLK; encoded by the coding sequence ATGGAACCTATTACCAGGATATTCAAAACCATACTGAGTTGGCCACGCTATATCCTGATTTATGCCGGGAGCGCCCTGCTTATTTTCCTGCTGCTTTATTATCCGATAGGCATGCTGTGGGTGAATCATATTGACGACCGCACGGATTATACTGCCGATAAGCGTTTCGACATAGAGGGCGGAAGCCATTCGGTGGCCCTGATGGAAGCATTGATCGACCGGGAAGTGGTCCAGCATCACTGGACGCCCAATGCTCCCTTTTTCTATCCGAGCCATATGCTCATCCGTATGCCTGCCTTCCAGCGCGGGATGATGGCTTCACTGGCGCGTTTTGCTGTTGAACTTTCCGACCAGATCGCTCGCCAGCGCGGCTCCAGCCAGATTGACCCGGACCTTGAAAAAGCTGCGGGCCTGCTTAAATACTCGCCTAATGTCTGGGTGTTCGACCTTTCTACCTCCCTGCTCCCCACGACTCCTTCGGAAGACCAATATATCGGTGCTTTGCGCCTGCTGGGCAGCTATAATGAGCGTCTTGCCAAGGGTCAGGCCGTTTTTGACCGCCGCGCCGATAATCTGATGGAAGCACTGGAGCGTATCGCGACCGATCTTGGCTCCTCCTCCGCTGTTATTGATAGTCACATTACGCAGCAGTCGCATAATATGATTGACACGCAGGCCGCAGATATCTTTTATTCAGTCAAAGGCCGTATGTATGTTGACTATCTGCTGCTGCGTGAGTTGCAACACGACTTCGCAGGATTGATTGCAGAGAAACAATTGCAGAATGCCTGGGACCGTACGTTGGAAAACTTGCGCGTAGGCGCCGGGATCAGCCATTTCATGGTGTTCAATGCCGACCCTTCCAGCGAGTTTATTCCCAACCATCTGGCCGTTCAGGGGTTTTTCCTGCTGCGCGCACGGACGCAATTAAAAGAGCTGAGCAATATTTTATTAAAGTGA